One Cellulomonas sp. Y8 DNA segment encodes these proteins:
- a CDS encoding type II toxin-antitoxin system PemK/MazF family toxin — MTDQIVPGVLADLVADRPWLLVLVVGAVVLVLRLLGRAGAPRARRGDVWFAMVPFRDGTGAKDRPVVVLSSRGRRCTVVRLTSQDQDGRGGYARSPGTLPGLEKRGWVDLRPVELRRSALRRRTGEAGRAWLRWYEDAARDLR, encoded by the coding sequence ATGACCGACCAGATCGTGCCCGGAGTCCTCGCCGACCTCGTCGCCGACCGCCCCTGGCTGCTGGTCCTCGTCGTCGGCGCCGTGGTGCTCGTGCTGCGACTGCTCGGGCGGGCGGGGGCGCCGCGAGCACGCCGGGGCGACGTGTGGTTCGCGATGGTGCCGTTCCGTGACGGGACGGGCGCGAAGGACCGGCCCGTCGTGGTGCTGTCGTCACGCGGCCGGCGGTGCACCGTCGTGCGGCTGACCTCCCAGGACCAGGACGGGCGGGGCGGCTACGCGCGTTCGCCCGGGACGCTGCCCGGGCTGGAGAAGCGCGGGTGGGTGGACCTGCGCCCGGTGGAGCTGCGGCGCTCGGCCCTGCGACGGCGGACCGGGGAGGCCGGGAGGGCGTGGCTGCGCTGGTACGAGGACGCGGCGCGGGACCTGCGCTGA
- a CDS encoding GNAT family N-acetyltransferase has protein sequence MATVTPLTPDDGAAWRALWDGYLAFYETTLDEATTAATFARLVDPGSGLHGALARDDSGAAVGLVHWLTHAATWTTTSYCYLEDLFVAPGGRGAGAGRSLVEHVRAWAERNGSAKVYWLTAESNATARALYDRVATRSGMIHYQIPLG, from the coding sequence ATGGCCACCGTCACCCCGCTCACCCCGGACGACGGCGCCGCGTGGCGCGCGCTGTGGGACGGGTACCTCGCGTTCTACGAGACCACCCTCGACGAGGCGACGACGGCCGCCACGTTCGCCCGGCTCGTGGACCCGGGCTCCGGCCTGCACGGGGCGCTCGCCCGGGACGACTCCGGCGCGGCGGTCGGCCTCGTGCACTGGCTCACCCACGCCGCGACCTGGACCACGACGAGCTACTGCTACCTCGAGGACCTGTTCGTCGCGCCGGGCGGGCGCGGGGCCGGCGCGGGCCGGTCGCTCGTCGAGCACGTGCGCGCGTGGGCCGAGCGGAACGGGTCCGCCAAGGTCTACTGGCTCACCGCCGAGTCGAACGCCACGGCCCGGGCCCTCTACGACCGGGTGGCGACGCGGTCCGGGATGATCCACTACCAGATCCCCCTCGGCTGA
- a CDS encoding VOC family protein, with translation MNFTPTGTTGPDFVSFQVRDLAASADFYERLVGLTRLPAPNPQAVVFATGGAGATAFAVRVPFPGVDLDAAPQLGAGVGVWFHHPDAAGLHARLVEAGVPIVQEPFESPFGTTFSFRDPDGYVVTIHSKA, from the coding sequence ATGAACTTCACCCCCACCGGCACGACCGGCCCCGACTTCGTCTCTTTCCAGGTGCGCGACCTGGCCGCCTCCGCCGACTTTTACGAGCGCCTCGTCGGTCTCACCCGGCTCCCGGCGCCGAACCCTCAGGCCGTGGTCTTCGCCACCGGCGGCGCCGGAGCGACGGCGTTCGCGGTGCGCGTGCCCTTCCCGGGCGTCGACCTCGACGCCGCCCCGCAGCTCGGGGCCGGGGTCGGGGTGTGGTTCCACCACCCGGACGCCGCGGGACTGCACGCCCGGCTCGTCGAGGCCGGCGTGCCGATCGTGCAGGAGCCGTTCGAGAGCCCGTTCGGGACGACCTTCTCGTTCCGTGACCCCGACGGCTACGTCGTCACGATCCACTCGAAGGCCTGA
- a CDS encoding MarR family winged helix-turn-helix transcriptional regulator: MDDPADAALAKELGILLKATQAALHHRMDEALRPLGLTVSQYACLSTLRAEPGITGSELARRTFVSRQSMNVLVQGMERQGLVERAAEPGPRRERAVAATRAGTAALAEAEARVAGVMERMLGGLDAAGRAALRDALGASRDALLAGDD, encoded by the coding sequence ATGGACGACCCCGCCGACGCCGCTCTCGCCAAGGAGCTCGGCATCCTGCTGAAGGCCACGCAGGCCGCGCTGCACCACCGCATGGACGAGGCGCTGCGGCCGCTCGGACTCACGGTGTCCCAGTACGCCTGCCTGAGCACGCTGCGCGCAGAGCCGGGCATCACCGGGTCCGAGCTCGCGCGGCGCACGTTCGTCTCCCGGCAGTCGATGAACGTGCTCGTCCAGGGCATGGAGCGGCAAGGGCTGGTCGAGCGCGCCGCGGAACCGGGGCCCCGGCGGGAGCGGGCGGTGGCCGCGACGCGCGCCGGCACCGCGGCGCTGGCGGAGGCGGAGGCGCGGGTGGCCGGGGTGATGGAGCGGATGCTCGGCGGGCTCGACGCCGCAGGGCGGGCGGCGCTGCGGGACGCGCTCGGGGCGAGCAGGGACGCGTTGCTCGCCGGCGACGACTGA
- a CDS encoding DUF222 domain-containing protein → MASDLQEHPDGDPVAAVLLPVYGPDGTCLTDFGPDPVVAAGGAPRTGEQRQIEAIRSCEPGPELDAWLRGLDASVLPSAIVVEVIAAQTRIESYQHARTLGLIAELASREEMSPEWSPLAGAPPTQACVAGDELAMRLGWPRVAATKTVHRALVLDGMLGATREALEVGHLDAAKAQVLTAGLADLSFQVAHAVEDAVLHDADQCSVAELRQRVEREIRLVDPEGAAARRERARRTRKVSHPRPQPDGMASMWLVLDAADALRVDGVLTHAAKTAKALGDDRTLDQLRADGLRDLVVGDVPESDGPAFEVHLSPGLPVPPEPRRSWNGATSTDRDGAVLTRPVEPIPIATLTPLGPATHPEPRVGHPAPSRGARRTSTGVPTGIGAEDDTGVSTDTGAEGDTAVSTDTGAEDDTGAEDDTGVSTDTRGRDHSCRHHTERTEHTERTRRARPRAQHRHARCRDRDHARCRAPRLHPLLRPPGRRDPDHHPRLDPARPGRPAGAPRRPRPHRRRAGPSAGDRRGLAAGRHGPAHRPGAGRRPRAISTTRRPGRPRPHPRRDLRRTRVQSPGLRLRARPHEGVPPSTRW, encoded by the coding sequence ATGGCATCTGACCTGCAGGAACACCCCGACGGCGACCCGGTCGCCGCCGTGTTGCTGCCGGTCTACGGGCCCGACGGGACCTGCCTGACGGACTTCGGCCCGGACCCCGTCGTCGCCGCGGGTGGGGCGCCGCGCACGGGTGAGCAGCGGCAGATCGAGGCGATCCGGTCCTGCGAGCCCGGACCCGAGCTGGACGCGTGGTTGCGGGGGCTGGATGCGAGCGTGCTGCCCTCGGCGATCGTGGTCGAGGTGATCGCCGCGCAGACCCGGATCGAGTCCTACCAGCACGCCCGGACCCTCGGCCTGATCGCCGAGCTCGCCTCCCGGGAGGAGATGAGCCCGGAGTGGTCGCCGCTGGCGGGCGCGCCCCCGACGCAGGCGTGCGTGGCCGGCGACGAGCTGGCGATGCGCCTGGGATGGCCGCGGGTCGCGGCGACGAAGACCGTGCACCGTGCCCTGGTGTTGGACGGGATGCTCGGCGCGACCCGCGAGGCGTTGGAGGTCGGGCACCTCGACGCGGCCAAGGCCCAGGTCCTGACGGCCGGGTTGGCGGACCTGTCGTTCCAGGTCGCGCACGCCGTCGAGGACGCGGTGCTGCACGACGCCGACCAGTGCTCGGTCGCCGAGCTCCGGCAGCGCGTCGAGCGCGAGATCCGGCTGGTCGACCCCGAGGGCGCCGCCGCACGCCGCGAGCGCGCCCGGCGCACACGCAAGGTCTCCCACCCCCGGCCGCAGCCGGACGGCATGGCCTCGATGTGGCTGGTGCTCGACGCGGCGGACGCGCTCCGGGTCGACGGGGTCCTCACGCACGCCGCGAAGACCGCCAAAGCGCTCGGCGACGACCGCACCCTGGACCAGCTGCGCGCCGACGGCCTCCGCGACCTGGTGGTCGGCGACGTCCCGGAGTCGGACGGGCCGGCGTTCGAGGTCCACCTGTCCCCGGGCCTGCCCGTGCCGCCGGAGCCGCGACGGTCGTGGAACGGGGCGACCTCCACCGACCGGGACGGCGCGGTGCTCACCCGCCCGGTGGAGCCGATCCCGATCGCCACCCTCACCCCGCTCGGTCCCGCCACGCACCCCGAGCCCCGTGTGGGCCACCCGGCCCCTTCGCGCGGAGCGCGACGCACGTCGACCGGGGTCCCGACCGGCATCGGGGCGGAAGACGACACCGGGGTCTCGACCGACACCGGGGCGGAAGGCGACACCGCGGTCTCGACCGACACCGGGGCGGAAGACGACACCGGGGCGGAAGACGACACCGGGGTCTCGACCGACACCAGGGGCCGGGACCACAGCTGTCGCCACCACACCGAGCGCACCGAGCACACCGAGCGCACTCGACGCGCACGCCCTCGCGCCCAGCACCGTCACGCCCGCTGCCGCGACCGCGATCACGCCCGCTGCCGCGCGCCGCGGCTGCACCCGCTGCTCCGGCCGCCCGGGCGCCGAGATCCGGATCACCATCCCCGCCTCGACCCTGCTCGGCCTGGACGACCAGCCGGCGCACCTCGACGGCCACGGCCCCATCGACGCCGTGCAGGCCCGAGCGCTGGCGATCGGCGGGGTCTGGCAGCGGGTCGTCACGGACCCGCTCACCGACCGGGTGCTGGACGTCGGCCGCGAGCGATATCGACCACCCGCCGCCCTGGCCGACCTCGTCCGCACCCGCGACGGGACCTGCGCCGCACCCGGGTGCAGAGTCCCGGCCTGCGCTTGCGAGCTCGACCACACGAAGGAGTTCCACCCTCAACCCGGTGGTGA
- a CDS encoding DUF6328 family protein translates to MPQHDSESTRPEDLDADPRDGRSETATERMDRNWNELLQELRVAQTGVQILTGFLLTVPFQQRFLDLDDYQKTVYLVLVVLALTATAFIVAPVSLHRILFRRHLKRELVDSADRMAQTGLAALALVLGGSALLLFDVVVGRTAGIVAGAVTLTGLAVVWVALPWRLSHRARRETA, encoded by the coding sequence ATGCCGCAGCACGACTCCGAGAGCACCCGCCCCGAGGACCTCGACGCCGATCCCCGCGACGGCCGCAGCGAGACCGCCACGGAGCGGATGGACCGGAACTGGAACGAGCTGCTCCAGGAGCTCCGCGTCGCGCAGACCGGCGTGCAGATCCTGACCGGGTTCCTGCTGACGGTCCCGTTCCAGCAGCGGTTCCTGGACCTGGACGACTACCAGAAGACCGTCTACCTGGTGCTGGTCGTGCTGGCCCTGACCGCGACCGCGTTCATCGTGGCGCCGGTCTCGCTGCACAGGATCCTGTTCCGACGGCACCTCAAGCGCGAGCTCGTGGACTCGGCGGACCGGATGGCGCAGACGGGGCTCGCGGCGCTGGCGCTCGTCCTCGGCGGCTCGGCGCTGCTGCTGTTCGACGTGGTGGTCGGGCGCACGGCCGGGATCGTGGCCGGCGCGGTGACGCTGACCGGCCTGGCGGTCGTCTGGGTCGCGCTGCCGTGGCGGCTGTCGCACCGCGCGCGGCGCGAGACCGCCTGA
- a CDS encoding TetR/AcrR family transcriptional regulator, with product MARTHDDQAPGGNAADDSIGAATRALADATAALTRLIGKQVQSVVPEVSDAVAASLREASRGLADASESVGRRGGSGRAEERRAERAGRTRTELLDAAARAFARQGYEGASLGDIAADAGYTKGAVYAHFGSKHELFLEVARRQIAAATAQPGLPPLEDEGLEPWVSAALHTMVDETDLLLSLEILSFAVRHPEARAELGAFYEDGFAELAGQVGRERHPAAPEPDEADWDTALAVVSVSNIALLLGAVTGSPHASPEAGSRVIARLLRG from the coding sequence ATGGCGCGCACGCACGACGACCAGGCCCCCGGCGGGAACGCGGCGGACGACTCGATCGGGGCCGCAACCCGCGCCCTCGCCGACGCCACCGCCGCGCTGACCCGGCTCATCGGCAAGCAGGTGCAGTCCGTCGTCCCCGAGGTCTCCGACGCGGTCGCCGCGAGCCTGCGCGAGGCGTCGCGCGGGCTGGCCGACGCCTCCGAGAGCGTCGGGCGACGGGGCGGGAGCGGCCGGGCCGAGGAGCGGCGCGCCGAGCGCGCGGGCCGCACGCGCACCGAGCTGCTGGACGCCGCGGCGCGCGCCTTCGCCCGGCAGGGGTACGAGGGCGCGTCCCTCGGGGACATCGCCGCCGACGCCGGGTACACCAAGGGCGCCGTGTACGCGCACTTCGGCTCGAAGCACGAGCTGTTCCTCGAGGTCGCCCGCCGGCAGATCGCCGCCGCCACCGCCCAGCCCGGCCTGCCCCCGCTGGAGGACGAGGGGTTGGAGCCGTGGGTGTCGGCGGCGCTGCACACCATGGTCGACGAGACCGACCTGCTGCTGTCGCTCGAGATCCTGTCCTTCGCCGTCCGGCACCCCGAGGCGCGCGCCGAGCTCGGCGCGTTCTACGAGGACGGCTTCGCCGAGCTCGCCGGTCAGGTCGGGCGCGAGCGGCACCCCGCCGCCCCCGAGCCGGACGAGGCCGACTGGGACACCGCGCTCGCGGTGGTCAGCGTCTCGAACATCGCCCTGCTGCTCGGCGCGGTGACCGGCTCGCCGCACGCCTCGCCGGAGGCGGGCTCGCGGGTGATCGCGCGGCTGCTGCGGGGCTGA
- a CDS encoding ABC transporter ATP-binding protein, translated as MDAAGVLTVRGLRKRYRGRGGVQANDGIDLDVAAGQVVGLLGHNGAGKTTLVNQVVGLVRPDEGTIRLDGVDAVAQPAEARRRTCIQAQANVPITGLTPRRAIELVGRIRGADRAAVRARTDELLDALDLRPWADTPAEKVSGGIARLTAFAMTVVTPGRLVVLDEPTNDVDPVRRRLLWGRIRALADEGRAVLLVTHNVREAERVVDRLVVLDRGRVLADDTPAGLTAHLQGTLTVEADLSPGAVDAGWRWHPAVREVAGARGREVGTVRAADAAEVVRWAQDEVAAHRLERYALTPASLEDVYVDLVGHEQHAVRAAGAEVAA; from the coding sequence ATGGACGCAGCGGGTGTGCTGACCGTCCGCGGGCTGCGGAAGCGGTACCGCGGGCGCGGCGGCGTGCAGGCGAACGACGGGATCGACCTGGACGTGGCGGCGGGGCAGGTCGTCGGCCTCCTCGGCCACAACGGGGCCGGCAAGACGACGCTCGTGAACCAGGTCGTCGGGCTCGTCCGCCCCGACGAGGGCACGATCCGCCTGGACGGCGTCGACGCGGTGGCGCAGCCCGCCGAGGCGCGCCGACGCACCTGCATCCAGGCGCAGGCCAACGTCCCGATCACGGGTCTCACGCCGCGCCGGGCGATCGAGCTGGTGGGGCGCATCCGCGGCGCCGACCGCGCGGCGGTGCGCGCGCGGACCGACGAGCTGCTCGACGCCCTCGACCTGCGCCCCTGGGCCGACACCCCCGCGGAGAAGGTGTCCGGCGGCATCGCCCGGCTCACCGCGTTCGCGATGACCGTCGTCACCCCGGGCCGGCTCGTCGTCCTGGACGAGCCCACCAACGACGTCGACCCCGTGCGCCGGCGGCTGCTCTGGGGCCGGATCCGCGCGCTCGCCGACGAGGGCCGCGCGGTGCTGCTGGTGACGCACAACGTCCGGGAGGCAGAGCGCGTCGTCGACCGGCTCGTCGTGCTCGACCGAGGCCGGGTGCTGGCGGACGACACCCCCGCGGGCCTCACGGCACACCTGCAGGGCACGCTCACCGTGGAGGCGGACCTCTCCCCCGGCGCCGTCGACGCCGGCTGGCGGTGGCACCCCGCGGTGCGGGAGGTGGCGGGCGCGCGCGGGAGGGAGGTCGGCACCGTCCGCGCCGCCGACGCCGCGGAGGTCGTGCGCTGGGCGCAGGACGAGGTCGCGGCGCACCGGCTCGAGCGGTACGCGCTGACGCCGGCCTCGCTCGAGGACGTGTACGTCGACCTCGTCGGCCACGAGCAGCACGCGGTCCGGGCCGCAGGTGCGGAGGTGGCGGCGTGA
- a CDS encoding ABC transporter permease: MTTVQQTLLLTQWQFRRQATMLPLLVVVQVFLAVATILGFGLVIGDPPPDQALYLATGAPTITLVMVGLVMTPQMLSQSRTEGSLDWMRTLPVPRGSFLVSDLLVWTLIALPGMVLGIVTGVLRFDVHLSPAPWLVPATLLVSLTAAAVGYGMASLLKPTLAMLMTQVLVFVILLFTPVSYPADRMPAWLQTAHEWFPFEPMAQLIRSGLADDTFTMPGRSLVVLLAWCAASVAGATWALRRRA, encoded by the coding sequence GTGACCACCGTCCAGCAGACCCTCCTGCTCACCCAGTGGCAGTTCCGCCGGCAGGCGACGATGCTGCCGCTGCTCGTCGTCGTCCAGGTGTTCCTGGCGGTCGCGACGATCCTGGGCTTCGGGCTCGTGATCGGCGATCCGCCCCCGGACCAGGCCCTCTACCTGGCGACCGGTGCCCCGACGATCACGCTCGTGATGGTCGGCCTGGTGATGACGCCGCAGATGCTGTCCCAGTCCCGGACGGAGGGCAGCCTCGACTGGATGCGCACGCTGCCGGTGCCGCGCGGCTCGTTCCTGGTGAGCGACCTGCTGGTCTGGACGCTGATCGCGCTGCCCGGCATGGTGCTCGGCATCGTCACCGGCGTGCTCCGGTTCGATGTCCACCTGTCGCCCGCGCCGTGGCTGGTCCCCGCGACGCTGCTGGTGTCGCTCACGGCCGCGGCGGTGGGCTACGGGATGGCGTCGCTGCTCAAGCCCACCCTGGCGATGCTGATGACCCAGGTGCTGGTGTTCGTGATCCTGCTGTTCACCCCGGTCAGCTACCCGGCCGACCGAATGCCCGCGTGGCTGCAGACGGCGCACGAGTGGTTCCCGTTCGAGCCGATGGCCCAGCTGATCCGGTCCGGGCTGGCGGACGACACGTTCACGATGCCCGGGCGCTCGCTCGTCGTGCTGCTGGCCTGGTGCGCGGCGTCGGTGGCGGGCGCCACCTGGGCGCTGCGCCGACGGGCGTAG
- a CDS encoding histidine phosphatase family protein, with the protein MPFIATSADGAEHGPTSSLDDGAAPDGTTTLYLVRHGRTEFNTARLLQGWSDSPLTADGLAGVRATARVLADRSFAAAYASPAGRTVATARELLTAHPGVGLTTDPGLREMHFGDLEARPEAELLALGDPVELFGGILTGTYPGLPGAERTTAYLERVADAFGRIEREHAGGGDVLVVSHGVTLLAYLAMAGTVPMDPLANASVSTVRIGPDGEREVRTFGYDPAAQGAPGLPVPGTEQPVRSPERPDAG; encoded by the coding sequence ATGCCCTTCATCGCGACGTCCGCCGACGGGGCGGAGCACGGCCCGACGAGCAGCCTCGACGACGGGGCGGCCCCCGACGGCACCACGACGCTCTACCTGGTGCGGCACGGCCGCACGGAGTTCAACACCGCCCGGCTGCTGCAGGGCTGGTCGGACTCCCCGCTGACGGCGGACGGCCTGGCCGGCGTGCGCGCCACCGCGCGGGTGCTCGCGGACCGGAGCTTCGCCGCGGCGTACGCGAGCCCGGCGGGCCGCACCGTCGCGACGGCGCGCGAGCTGCTCACCGCGCACCCCGGCGTCGGGCTCACCACCGACCCCGGCCTCCGGGAGATGCACTTCGGCGACCTCGAGGCGCGGCCGGAGGCCGAGCTGCTGGCGCTCGGCGACCCGGTCGAGCTGTTCGGCGGCATCCTCACCGGCACCTACCCGGGCCTGCCCGGCGCCGAGCGCACGACCGCGTACCTGGAGCGGGTCGCCGACGCGTTCGGGCGCATCGAGCGCGAGCACGCGGGCGGCGGCGACGTGCTGGTGGTCAGCCACGGCGTGACGCTGCTGGCCTACCTGGCGATGGCCGGCACCGTGCCGATGGACCCGCTGGCGAACGCGAGCGTGTCGACGGTCCGGATCGGGCCGGACGGCGAGCGGGAGGTGCGGACGTTCGGGTACGACCCCGCGGCGCAGGGCGCGCCGGGGCTGCCGGTGCCCGGCACCGAGCAGCCGGTGCGCTCCCCGGAGCGCCCGGACGCGGGCTGA
- a CDS encoding ATP-dependent DNA ligase, whose amino-acid sequence MDLPVMPPVSPMLAKAVPEIPDLGHTEPKWDGFRTIVFRDGDEVVLGSRNEKPMTRYFPELVDSIRASTPERCVLDGEIVIVSGDRLDFDALQQRIHPAESRVRLLAGQTPASFVAFDVLALGDDDLMRTPFGDRRARLVDALGATITGDDPRVHVTPATGDLAVAQQWFTQFEGAGLDGVVAKPLDGTYQPDKRTMSKVKHARTADCVVAGFRWHKSGDVLGSLLLGLWTDDGRLQHVGVAASFPMARRKALVEELAPLRADDLSEHPWGDWADQSAHEGRRMPGAVSRWNATKDLSFVPLRPELVVEVGYDHMEGDRFRHTAQFKRWRPDRDPATCTYAQLEEPVGFRLSEILAPPT is encoded by the coding sequence ATGGACCTGCCCGTGATGCCGCCCGTGTCGCCGATGCTGGCCAAGGCCGTGCCGGAGATCCCCGACCTCGGCCACACCGAGCCCAAGTGGGACGGGTTCCGCACCATCGTGTTCCGGGACGGCGACGAGGTGGTGCTCGGCAGCCGGAACGAGAAGCCGATGACGCGGTACTTCCCGGAGCTGGTCGACTCGATCAGGGCGTCCACCCCGGAGCGGTGCGTGCTGGACGGCGAGATCGTGATCGTGTCCGGCGACCGGCTCGACTTCGACGCGCTCCAGCAGCGGATCCACCCCGCGGAGAGCCGAGTCCGGCTGCTGGCCGGCCAGACGCCCGCGTCGTTCGTGGCGTTCGACGTGCTCGCGCTCGGCGACGACGACCTGATGCGCACCCCGTTCGGCGACCGGCGCGCCCGCCTCGTCGACGCGCTCGGCGCCACGATCACCGGCGACGACCCCCGCGTGCACGTCACCCCGGCGACGGGCGACCTCGCGGTGGCGCAGCAGTGGTTCACGCAGTTCGAGGGGGCCGGGCTGGACGGCGTCGTCGCCAAGCCGCTCGACGGCACCTACCAGCCCGACAAGCGGACGATGTCCAAGGTCAAGCACGCCCGCACCGCCGACTGCGTGGTCGCCGGGTTCCGCTGGCACAAGTCCGGCGACGTGCTCGGCTCGCTGCTGCTCGGGCTGTGGACCGACGACGGCCGGCTGCAGCACGTCGGCGTCGCGGCGTCGTTCCCGATGGCCCGGCGCAAGGCGCTGGTCGAGGAGCTGGCGCCGCTGCGGGCCGACGACCTGTCCGAGCACCCGTGGGGCGACTGGGCGGACCAGTCGGCGCACGAGGGCAGGCGGATGCCCGGCGCGGTCAGCCGGTGGAACGCGACCAAGGACCTGTCGTTCGTGCCGCTGCGCCCGGAGCTCGTCGTCGAGGTCGGCTACGACCACATGGAGGGCGACCGGTTCCGGCACACCGCGCAGTTCAAGCGCTGGCGCCCGGACCGCGACCCCGCGACCTGCACCTACGCGCAGCTGGAGGAGCCGGTCGGCTTCCGGCTGTCGGAGATCCTCGCGCCGCCCACATGA
- a CDS encoding NAD(P)/FAD-dependent oxidoreductase: MSASVPSRTPGKPHDVVVIGSGFGGLFATKALADAPVRVTVIDGTATHLFQPLLYQVATGVLSVGEISPATRDVLRSQRNARALLGVVTDIDLDERVVVSSSPLGETRTRYDSLVVAAGSGQSYFGNDQFADFAPGLKSIDDALEIRGRVFGAFELAELATDPAERARLTTFVVVGAGPTGVEMAGQLAELAHRSLRGSFRRLDPTQARILLVDPVPKVLPGNPEDLQDAAARVLEGLGVELLMGHKVVDVDDESVTVEDGDGNRTTIEAQTKVWAAGVQASPLGKQLGEKTGAEVDRAGRVRVEPNGSLPGHPEVFVVGDMALRPGVPGVAPAAMQTGRYAAQEIVRRVQGEPSAGPFRYKDKGSLATVSRFQAVAKIGPVKTAGFGAWLLWLGVHLFYLVGFKNRITTLLHWAVSFIGRGRSERTATWQQVVGRGALRTRGVDKPTVPTRQVLDD; the protein is encoded by the coding sequence ATGAGCGCCTCCGTCCCCTCGCGCACGCCCGGCAAGCCGCACGACGTCGTCGTGATCGGGTCCGGCTTCGGCGGCCTGTTCGCCACCAAGGCGCTGGCCGACGCCCCCGTCCGGGTCACCGTGATCGACGGGACCGCGACGCACCTGTTCCAGCCGCTGCTCTACCAGGTCGCCACGGGGGTGCTGTCGGTGGGCGAGATCTCCCCCGCCACCCGCGACGTGCTCAGGAGCCAGCGGAACGCCCGGGCGCTCCTGGGCGTCGTCACCGACATCGACCTCGACGAGCGGGTGGTCGTGTCGTCCTCGCCGCTCGGCGAGACCCGCACCCGGTACGACAGCCTCGTCGTCGCGGCCGGCTCGGGGCAGTCGTACTTCGGCAACGACCAGTTCGCCGACTTCGCCCCGGGTCTCAAGAGCATCGACGACGCGCTGGAGATCCGCGGCCGCGTGTTCGGCGCGTTCGAGCTGGCGGAGCTCGCCACCGACCCCGCCGAGCGCGCGCGGCTCACGACGTTCGTCGTCGTCGGCGCGGGCCCCACGGGCGTCGAGATGGCCGGGCAGCTCGCGGAGCTGGCCCACCGGTCGCTGCGCGGGTCGTTCCGCCGCCTCGACCCGACCCAGGCGCGCATCCTCCTCGTCGACCCGGTGCCGAAGGTGCTCCCCGGCAACCCGGAGGACCTGCAGGACGCCGCGGCGCGGGTGCTCGAGGGCCTGGGCGTCGAGCTGCTGATGGGGCACAAGGTCGTCGACGTCGACGACGAGTCCGTCACCGTCGAGGACGGCGACGGCAACCGCACCACCATCGAGGCGCAGACCAAGGTGTGGGCCGCCGGCGTGCAGGCCTCGCCGCTCGGGAAGCAGCTCGGCGAGAAGACCGGCGCCGAGGTCGACCGCGCCGGCCGGGTGCGGGTCGAGCCCAACGGCTCGCTGCCCGGGCACCCGGAGGTGTTCGTCGTCGGCGACATGGCCCTGCGCCCCGGGGTGCCGGGCGTCGCGCCCGCCGCCATGCAGACCGGGCGGTACGCCGCGCAGGAGATCGTCCGCCGTGTGCAGGGCGAGCCCAGCGCCGGGCCCTTCCGGTACAAGGACAAGGGGTCGCTCGCGACGGTGTCCCGGTTCCAGGCCGTCGCGAAGATCGGGCCGGTCAAGACGGCCGGGTTCGGCGCCTGGCTGCTCTGGCTCGGCGTGCACCTGTTCTACCTGGTCGGGTTCAAGAACCGGATCACGACGCTGCTGCACTGGGCCGTGAGCTTCATCGGCCGCGGGCGGTCCGAGCGCACGGCCACCTGGCAGCAGGTGGTCGGCCGGGGCGCCCTGCGCACGCGGGGCGTCGACAAGCCCACGGTGCCGACCCGCCAGGTCCTGGACGACTGA
- a CDS encoding triacylglycerol lipase: protein MLSAGVAARRAVWWGQDYAYAGWRQARGLLSRTSPDSYTRPAPARRPPVLLLPGVWETWRFLEPLARGLFAGGHPVHVVAPFGLNRGSVPDMADLAAAQLLDADLRGVVVVAHSKGGLIGKSVMGRTDVGDRVLGMVAINTPFSGSPYARLLPLRSIRTFLPDDEVLTALAAQRADHGRIVSVATCFDPHIPTGSELPGARNVRLQTPGHFRSLTDPALLPLLERELARLASAGPA, encoded by the coding sequence GTGCTGAGCGCGGGGGTGGCCGCCCGCCGCGCGGTCTGGTGGGGCCAGGACTACGCCTACGCCGGCTGGCGGCAGGCGCGCGGGCTGCTGTCCCGGACCTCGCCGGACTCGTACACCCGGCCCGCGCCCGCCCGCCGCCCGCCGGTCCTGCTGCTGCCCGGCGTGTGGGAGACCTGGCGGTTCCTCGAGCCGCTCGCGCGCGGGCTGTTCGCGGGCGGGCACCCGGTGCACGTCGTCGCGCCGTTCGGGCTGAACCGGGGGAGCGTCCCGGACATGGCCGACCTGGCCGCGGCCCAGCTGCTCGACGCCGACCTGCGCGGAGTGGTGGTGGTCGCGCACTCCAAGGGCGGGCTGATCGGCAAGAGCGTCATGGGCCGAACCGACGTCGGCGACCGGGTCCTCGGCATGGTCGCGATCAACACGCCGTTCTCCGGGTCGCCCTACGCGCGGCTGCTTCCCCTGCGGTCGATCCGGACCTTCCTGCCCGACGACGAGGTGCTCACGGCGCTCGCCGCCCAGCGCGCCGACCACGGGCGCATCGTGTCCGTGGCGACGTGCTTCGACCCGCACATCCCGACCGGCAGCGAGCTGCCGGGGGCTCGCAACGTCCGCCTGCAGACGCCGGGGCACTTCCGCTCGCTGACCGATCCGGCGCTGCTCCCGCTGCTGGAGCGGGAGCTCGCGCGCCTCGCGTCGGCCGGCCCCGCCTGA